The Nitrospiraceae bacterium region AGTGAACGGGTCGCGCTCTTACGACCAATTCCGTACGAGATGACCTCGCCGGTGGATGATCCTGTTGCAAGGACCCGCCAAGGCAAGGCCCTTTCCGTCAACATCAGTAACGGCGGGATGTTGCTTTTAATGGATCAGGCACCAGCTATCGACCAGGTACTGAAGGTGTTTGTGCCGACACCGATCACGATGGCTGAGACGCCCACCTTAGCTGAAGTGCGTTGGACAAGGAGATTGCCGTTCGGTCGGAATAACGGCACCGGAACGTACTTCGTTGGCCTGAAGTTTATGTTCTGAGGCGAGCACCTTATCGCGACGGAGATGATGAATGCCCTATGGCGCTTTGTGGCGAAGAACATTCATCAATTGCACGTAAGCATGACCTCCAGGTGATCATTAATGCAGGCTATTGTTAAGACTCCCAATAACCACGATTTTGTCGGAAGAGGTTTGTATGAAGATCATGATACGTAGCTTCATTGCTGCGATTCTGCTCCTGGTTTCATGGTGCGCGAGTGCATTGGCTGAGCCCAAGTTGAACTCAAGCGTAATGACGCCTCTTTCAGAGTCGTTCGAGGAGAAATCCTCTCTGACTGTGACGGCGGATTACATCATTGGTCCAGAAGACGTGTTGGATATTACCGTCTGGAAAAACGCTGACCTTTCGAAGACCGTTCAGGTCAGACCTGATGGTCGAGTCTCCTTACCTCTTGTTGGTGATGTGCCTGCGGTGGGGAAAACCAGTACGCAGCTTACAAATGAAATTTCAGATAAACTCAAAGCCTATATGGAGAATCCAACGGTGTCAATCGTTGTCAAAGAGGTGAATAGTTACGCCATTTATGTGCTTGGCGAAGTAGCGAAACCAGGAAGGTATCCTCTCAAAAGCAAGACTACACTACTTCAAGCGATCACATTGGCCAGCGGGTTCACAGCGGTTGCGTCACGCAATAAGATTGTTATTTTTCGATTCGCTAAAGAGGGCGAACCTCTAACGAAAATTAAGGCCAGTTATGATGACATCGTTCTGCGAGATGGCACTAACCAGAACATCGAACTTAAGCCTGGTGACACGATTGTCGTCCCATCGGAAACGATGGTTGTCATTCCAGCTCGATGACACATTTCTTGAGATATTGGACCCATTGCTCTCAGGCACTGTGGGGAGTCCTCTAATGAAGAACGAGAAAGTTGACAGAGAAAAATCGATTCTAAGGTCGCGCACCGCGATAGTACCGTTTTCTATCTTGAGCCTGCTCTGCCTTAGTCTGGGATGTACCGCCCCTAAGATGGAGTATCAGGTGGACTATAGCTTTCCCACTGAATGGCTGCTGGGGCCGGAAGATGTATTGGTCGTGACTGTATGGCGAAACCAGGATCTCTCGCGGGAGGTCGTCATTCGACCGGATGGAATGATTTCCATGCCGCTTATTGGGGATGTTCAAGCAGCAGGACTCACGGCGAATGTTCTGGCGAAGCGGATTGCCGAGCGAATGACGGAATTCATGTCGACTCCAACCGTCTCAGTACAAGTCAAGGAGGTCAGCAGCTACTTTATCTTCGTAACTGGAGAGGTCAGCAAGCCGGGTAAGTATCCGCTCAAGTCCTTTGCAACCGTTCTGCAGGCGGTTTCGTTGGCCCAAGGCTTCACCCCATTTGCGGCAAAGAACAAGATGCAAGTAGTTCGTATGGTTAAGAATGGCAACGGTGACATGCACGAAGTCCATATTCCAGTGGGATTTGATGATCTCGTCTCCGGAAAAGGCCCCGTGCGAAACTTTGTCCTCAAGTCAGGGGATGTCATTGTCGTGCCGTAAACTTTCCGGGATTTGTCTAGCAGGTCTTTTCGGCTCGCTGACGATGGGGTTGGGAGGCATTTCTGTGGCCAAAGGGGAAACGATGGTGCTTCCATCGATCGCGATTTATGAACGATATGACAGTAATGTGTTTAACACTGTCAGTTTGCCAGGAACAACCAGTAATGATTTTGTGACCGGGACGACACCTCAATTAACTGTAGTGCACCTCGGAGACAGAATGGATGCTGGGCTGGTAGCAGGAGGAATCGGGGAGCAGTACATAAATAATCCGGGGTTAAGCTATTTCGGGGGATATGGAGGAGGTAAATTCATTCTGGACAAATTAGTGCAGCGGTTCATACCTAAAGCATCCCTGCAAATTGCCGAAAGCGCCTCTTACATTCCACAGGCGCCGACGTATTCAACGACTGATCTGACTTCTGGTGATCAGGTGAATCCCTTCGCCAGGGGGATTCAGATTGTTCGTACCAATACGTTTACGAACGCATCCTTTCTTACAGGGAACTACGCATTGACTCCGACTGTGAACCTCCGGGCCACGTACACGTATTCACTAGTTCGTTTTGGCCATTCCTTTGCAAGTCAGCCGAGCATCACAGGGCATGACACCAATTTCCAGAGTCTTGTTGCAGGACCACAGGTGCAAGTCTCCGCCACTGACATCATGGGGGTCAACTTCCTATACCAGCAGGGCGACTTTCCTGGAGGAAATATCCCTCGCTATCACAGTTATGGGGCAAATGCTTTTTGGAATAGAACGTGGATGCCAGAGTTCAAAACAACCCTATTTGGCGGAGCCACCGTAGTCAATCAGGGTGCAAATAACGCGGCCGCTCCAGGAAGTACATCGACCTCTTCAACCGATGTCGCTGCCTACAACGCGGGGTTCGGACTCAATTGGGTCGATGCACCAGGCCCCAACCCGTTTGGCGCTTTGCTGCCGGGTGGCGGATTAGGCGGGGTTGGTCCGGGGGCGGGAGGAGCCGCTGTTGTCGGTGGAGCACCAGGGGGGATTGGGATCGGAGGCATTATCGCCGGTGGTGCCAGGACGATTGCAAATCTCAATTATACAGGGGGAGTATTCCCCGGCGTGGTTAGCGGGGGCGGTGCACAAGTAAGCAATGTGGTCACGGCTTCAGTCACGCGAAGAGTTACTCCGGCTTTCTACGTGCAGGCAATGGGACAATATGCGCGCAGTGACTCGCTTATTACCCCAACTTCTGGGACAAGCATTTCTTATCATGGTTACGGGGGCAACCTAGCGCTCCAACATATGATAGGTCGTACGGCCTTCGTAACCCTCTCTGGATCTGCACATTCCTTCACGGGCACGGGGGTGACGACTGGTGGGTCAACTACTGCGCCTTTGGGGTCTCAGAAATTTGATCGGTATACCGGGATTCTAAGTATCACCATGCTCTGGAAGTAACTATGAATATGCCAACATATACGGTCCACGATTACTGGGAAATTGTACGCCGACGAAAATGGCTTATCTCGGGAACAATTGTCCTTTCGCTTGCAGTAGCGTGGGTGACCTATCTTGTGCTACCCAAAATGTATCGGTCCAATACTTTGATCATTATTGAGAATCAAAGAGTTCCCGAGAACTACGTTAAAGGGGTCGTCACCCAAGCACCTGTAGACCGAATGGCGACGATACAACAGATAATTCTCAGCCGTGCACTACTAGGTAGGGTGATTGAAGAATTTAGGCTCTACCCCGCTGGCAAAAGTGCCGAAGACATTCTCGAGCCAATGCGGAATCGCGTCAAGATCGCGACGACACGTGAACACGCTTTTGTAATCTCTTTTGCAGACGAGAGTCCAACCTTGGCCCAACAGGTCACAGCACGGCTGGCGGATCTTTTCATTGAACAAACTCTGAAAACGCGTGAGCAGCTTGTTGGCGAAGCGACCGAGTTTTTACAAGTCGAACTCGACGCTGCCCGAACAGAGTTGGATGCAAAAGAGAGGGCCATCAGCGAATACAAGTTGAAGCATATGGGTGAATTGCCAGGTCAGGAAGAAGCAAACTTGCGCTCCCTTGACCGACTGCAAACTGATCTCACGGTAACTTCTGAAGCAGTGAGTAAGCTGAACGAACGGCTCGGACAAATTGAAAAATCTATCAAAGAATACGAAGTGGCCGATGTTTCGAGTCCTGCCAGTTCTGTCGCCGGTGCACTGATCCCTGGCTCTTCAGGAAAAATGGAGCCAAAGCTATCGCGTCTCCAGGAATTGGAACGAACTCTGGTTGCCCTTTCAGCCACATATAAAGACACATATCCTGACATCGTCCATTTAAAACAGGAGATTGCGAAGCTAAGGACTACGTCTACCGAGGAGACGGACACGAGAATTCTCCGTGAAGACTCAGCAAGTGCAGAAAAGGCATCCGAAAGGAAATCCGAGAAGAAGTCCGACAAGAAAACTTTTGATCCTTATCAGAAAGAATTGTTCAGACAGAGGAACGAGGTCAAGACGGATCTCGCCTCGCTGAAAGAACGACAGGATCGAATCGCAAAACAGATTAGGGTGTACGAGGCACGAGTAGAGAAAACGCCAATGCGAGAGCAGCAGTTGGCCTCTTTGCTTCGCGATTATGAAAATATGCAGAAAAATTATCAGTCGTTGCTCGAGAAAAGGATCAATGCCCAAATCTCGGTGAATTTGGAAAAGCGCCAGAAGGGAGAACAATTCCGGATCATCGATCCAGCTCATCTGCCAGAAAGACCTGAGAGTCCAGATTTCGTGAAGATCATGATGGCGGGACTTCTTGGCGGATGCGGGCTGGCCTTCGGGACAGCAGTCGGGTTGGAATCGTTTCGGCGAGGCTTTCGCTTCGGTGAAGAAGCCGAACATTCGCTGGGCCTTCCTATCCTCGCCGAGATCCCAGCATTTCGCACAGCATTTAATGTCCCAACAAAGGCCCTCATGTTTCGGAGTGATCAACCGACGAGCGCTGAAAAGTTGACGTCTAAAACCCTTTTGTCCGGAGCGAGCGGGGCATTAGATCTCAACAACGGAAAGCTGAAAAAGGAACAGCCGACGGTGGGTCGAGGAGCGATCCCTGACCTCAATCTCATCATGAAATGGAGACCCCTCTCAGTGGTGGCTGAACAGTACAGGGTTGCAGCAACCAGATTGGCACTCATGAGTACGGAGCGGAAGAGTACCGTGATCGTCGTGACGAGCGCTCTAAAAGGAGAAGGCAAAACAGCCACGGCCTTAAACCTGGGATATGCCCTTGCTCACGATTTGGGGAAGACAACTCTCTTGATTGATTGCGACCTCAAGAAGCCAAAGCTGAACGTCTACGCGGGGGTCGCGCATGGTCCCGGCCTTGTTAAGATTCTTCAGGATGAAGGGTGCTCTCTGCAAGACTGTCTGCGCCAAGTGGATGAGTCCCCTCTGTGGATTCTGCCCTCTGGTTCATCAGGACAACGACCGATCGAGTTGTTCAAGGTGCGAAGGCTGTCCCGGTTCCTTACCGATCTGCGTTCTCAGTATGAGTACATCATACTGGATGCGCCGCCTATTTTACCTCTAGCGGACATGAACATCCTGGATAGCATGGCCGATATTCTGGTTCTAGTCATCCGGTCATGTGAAACAAGAAGAGATCTAGTTACGAAGGCAATGAGCACGCTCAAGCACAAAACCCAAGCAGGGATTATTCTGACAGGTATGCAGGAGAGCGAATCGCCATCTTATTACCTATTTGGTGACTATTATGCTACTGCCGACAGTCCCAAGCACTGAATACGGGGTGGAAGGGCACGTGATTCTTGATACGGTTGTGCCCGAACAGAAAAATTGTGCAGGTCGATTTTCTTTTCTTAGTTTAAGGAACCGGCTTCTGGTATTAGGCGGTGGAATGTTAGCGGCTGACCTAATTCAGGCATTGAAAGCCAGACGATTCAGCTTTACCCAAGTTGTTGGATATGTGGATAAAGATCGGGGCTTGGAGGCTCGACGCTCTCATAGTCCGCTCTTTCTCGGAACAATTGATCGATTGTTTGAGATTGTGGAGCGTTGGCAGATTCATACTGTCGCAGTCTGCCTCGAAGACCAGAGGGCTACATTGCCGGTACAGACGCTCCTAGACATTAAGACAATGGGCCTCGAAGTAGTCGATGGCCATCGTCTCTTGGAAAAGGGGTCTGGCCGTCTTTTAATTGACTGTCTGAGGCCCAGCGCTCTCATCTTTTCGACTGGCTTCCGGAGGCGCATGCTCACGGGACTGACAAAGCGACTTTTCGACCTCATTGCTTCTGTTGGTGGACTAATTATTCTATTGCCACTATTTGTTTTGGTCGGCCTCTTAATCAAGCTCGATTCTCCCGGTCCAGTATTCTATCGGCAAATGCGTGTTGGACTACGAGGCCAACCGTACATGATATGGAAATTTCGGTCGATGTCAAAAGATGCAGAGAAAAGGGGACCCCAGTGGGCCGAGATCAAAGACCCACGGGTGTCACGAGTCGGCCGATGGCTTAGAAAATTAAGGATTGACGAGTTGCCACAACTTATTAATGTGCTAGTGGGAGAAATGAGTTTGGTAGGACCAAGACCCGAGCGTCCTATGTTTGTTCAGGACTTGCGAGCCAAGATCTCCTACTATGACATCCGCCACACTGTAAGGCCAGGCATCACAGGGTGGGCTCAAGTACGGTTCCGATATGGAGCTTCAGCGGAAGATGCCCATAGAAAGCTTCAGTATGACCTTTTCTACGTGAAGAATATGTCGCCTGCTTTAGATTTGCTCATCCTGATGGAAACACTGAGTGTCGTGCTTTTCTGTAAAGGTGCGCGCTAGCTTAATTAACGGAATAGAAAACATGACGATCAGACATTGCCTCTCCTTTGATGTTGAAGAACACTTTCAGGTGTCAGCATTCGCGTCCCCGATGCGACGTCGTCATTGGGATTTCTTCGAAAGCAGGGTTGAACGGAGCACAGAGAAGATACTGCATTTGCTCGAAGCTAAGCGTGTCAAGGCAACTTTTTTTGTTCTGGGTTGGGTCGCCGAGCGACGTCCGAGTCTTATACGTCGGCTCGCGGAATGCGGGCATGAAATCGCGTCCCACGGATACGCACATGAGCTTATTACGGAGCAGACACCAACAATGTTTCGCAATGATGTGCGGAAGGCCAAACAAATCCTTGAGGATCTTCTCGGTAGTGCAGTCCATGGATACCGCGCTCCTTCGTTCACCATAACGCAGGAGACTAAATGGGCGATATCCATATTGGCGGAAGAAGGTTACACGTATGACTCTAGCATCTTCCCAATCCTTCATGATCGGTACGGGATGCCTGGAATGTATCCATGGTCCCATCAGCTCAAAACTGATTCGGGGCTGCTTTGGGAGATACCCCCTTCTACTGTAAAGCTAGGAGGAGTAACCTTGCCCATCGCCGGCGGAGGA contains the following coding sequences:
- a CDS encoding PilZ domain-containing protein, yielding MAQIEWEWPIMTNFQKHSERVALLRPIPYEMTSPVDDPVARTRQGKALSVNISNGGMLLLMDQAPAIDQVLKVFVPTPITMAETPTLAEVRWTRRLPFGRNNGTGTYFVGLKFMF
- a CDS encoding polysaccharide biosynthesis/export family protein → MKIMIRSFIAAILLLVSWCASALAEPKLNSSVMTPLSESFEEKSSLTVTADYIIGPEDVLDITVWKNADLSKTVQVRPDGRVSLPLVGDVPAVGKTSTQLTNEISDKLKAYMENPTVSIVVKEVNSYAIYVLGEVAKPGRYPLKSKTTLLQAITLASGFTAVASRNKIVIFRFAKEGEPLTKIKASYDDIVLRDGTNQNIELKPGDTIVVPSETMVVIPAR
- a CDS encoding polysaccharide biosynthesis/export family protein, with translation MEYQVDYSFPTEWLLGPEDVLVVTVWRNQDLSREVVIRPDGMISMPLIGDVQAAGLTANVLAKRIAERMTEFMSTPTVSVQVKEVSSYFIFVTGEVSKPGKYPLKSFATVLQAVSLAQGFTPFAAKNKMQVVRMVKNGNGDMHEVHIPVGFDDLVSGKGPVRNFVLKSGDVIVVP
- a CDS encoding XrtA system polysaccharide chain length determinant, whose amino-acid sequence is MPTYTVHDYWEIVRRRKWLISGTIVLSLAVAWVTYLVLPKMYRSNTLIIIENQRVPENYVKGVVTQAPVDRMATIQQIILSRALLGRVIEEFRLYPAGKSAEDILEPMRNRVKIATTREHAFVISFADESPTLAQQVTARLADLFIEQTLKTREQLVGEATEFLQVELDAARTELDAKERAISEYKLKHMGELPGQEEANLRSLDRLQTDLTVTSEAVSKLNERLGQIEKSIKEYEVADVSSPASSVAGALIPGSSGKMEPKLSRLQELERTLVALSATYKDTYPDIVHLKQEIAKLRTTSTEETDTRILREDSASAEKASERKSEKKSDKKTFDPYQKELFRQRNEVKTDLASLKERQDRIAKQIRVYEARVEKTPMREQQLASLLRDYENMQKNYQSLLEKRINAQISVNLEKRQKGEQFRIIDPAHLPERPESPDFVKIMMAGLLGGCGLAFGTAVGLESFRRGFRFGEEAEHSLGLPILAEIPAFRTAFNVPTKALMFRSDQPTSAEKLTSKTLLSGASGALDLNNGKLKKEQPTVGRGAIPDLNLIMKWRPLSVVAEQYRVAATRLALMSTERKSTVIVVTSALKGEGKTATALNLGYALAHDLGKTTLLIDCDLKKPKLNVYAGVAHGPGLVKILQDEGCSLQDCLRQVDESPLWILPSGSSGQRPIELFKVRRLSRFLTDLRSQYEYIILDAPPILPLADMNILDSMADILVLVIRSCETRRDLVTKAMSTLKHKTQAGIILTGMQESESPSYYLFGDYYATADSPKH
- a CDS encoding TIGR03013 family XrtA/PEP-CTERM system glycosyltransferase, translated to MLLPTVPSTEYGVEGHVILDTVVPEQKNCAGRFSFLSLRNRLLVLGGGMLAADLIQALKARRFSFTQVVGYVDKDRGLEARRSHSPLFLGTIDRLFEIVERWQIHTVAVCLEDQRATLPVQTLLDIKTMGLEVVDGHRLLEKGSGRLLIDCLRPSALIFSTGFRRRMLTGLTKRLFDLIASVGGLIILLPLFVLVGLLIKLDSPGPVFYRQMRVGLRGQPYMIWKFRSMSKDAEKRGPQWAEIKDPRVSRVGRWLRKLRIDELPQLINVLVGEMSLVGPRPERPMFVQDLRAKISYYDIRHTVRPGITGWAQVRFRYGASAEDAHRKLQYDLFYVKNMSPALDLLILMETLSVVLFCKGAR
- a CDS encoding XrtA system polysaccharide deacetylase; this encodes MTIRHCLSFDVEEHFQVSAFASPMRRRHWDFFESRVERSTEKILHLLEAKRVKATFFVLGWVAERRPSLIRRLAECGHEIASHGYAHELITEQTPTMFRNDVRKAKQILEDLLGSAVHGYRAPSFTITQETKWAISILAEEGYTYDSSIFPILHDRYGMPGMYPWSHQLKTDSGLLWEIPPSTVKLGGVTLPIAGGGYFRLFPYPILHRLMKRVETQGRQLVLYFHPWELDPEQPKMKGSFISRFRHYLNLGKTEERLARLLDDYQFGPIREVIAPINQMFIERLGSLVRGHSYDRKNGTRDQAAKAPADKANAQSQMHFQSVDEGTVYSNVIGAQVDL